One Paenibacillus sp. SYP-B4298 genomic window, TCTTTCCCCAATCGCACATCATATTAAGCAATGGAATGAGAGTAAGACCACGCTCAGATAATGAATATTCAACTTTTGGAGGTACTTGGGGAAATTCCTTGCGTATAATAAGCCCATCTGCCTCCAGCTCTTTCAACATAATGCTTAGCGTTTTAAAGGAAATGGTACCAATCCTTCGCTTCAACTCATTATGACGCATAACTTTCTGTTCAGCCAGCCAATACATTATAATCATTTTATATTTACCGCCTATTAAGGACAACGTATATCCAAATCCAGTGTCTTTTAGCTCCACGCCAGTCGGAACACAGGTTTCGCGCACAAGTTACACTCTCCTTTAGGTACCTATAATACGAGGCATACTATACATATTATAGTGTTACTGAAAGTAGGTAAAGTGCTTGCTACATATTCTTGTGTCGTAAAGCCCAGTGTAATCGTGTATCTTCATGAAACTTTGCTTAGGTTTCCTTGTCCCGCCCAATCTGTTTGAGGAGAAGCTGAGGGAAGACTATCTGTTCTGGCACAAAGGGGACGTAGAAGCATTGCCCCTTACGTACCGCTATATTTACGGGACCTGGCTGGTTAAGCACGAGGTTACGCTGGCTGGTGGTTTTGATTTTGAGTACTATGGCGAGCGAGCAGAGGAGGCTAAGCAGGCCGATATAAAAATTTATATTCCGCTCTATGAGGGGTAAAGATCACTCGCCGTAAGATGGGTTACGGGGAGTCCTACCGCTAAGCACTTCTCCGCGAACAATAGAGATATCCTCTGGGGCTTCAATAGCCAAGCGTAAGTGCCCCCCCTCACTTTTAATTACCTTGATGATGATTTTTTCGTTGATTACTACGTATTGTCCGGGTTTTCTTCCAACGACCAGCATCAGAATCTCTCCTTTTTAGCGGCTGCGATTATTCATCGTTCTTCTTCCTTGTATATTATCATGGTAGATTCGCTTATAATTGAAACTCAAAGAAAACTTTAAGTTCGCATTCGAGAATCATGGTGTTCACGAAAACCTTGACTTCTACCGATAAACTAGTTTACTATATATTTATATAAATGGAATAAATTATAAATGTATTCCAGAGCATTTTTATGCTGAAGCATGTTCGCAGCTTTTCAATGCGGGTAGCCGGGGTATCCGCCATTGCATAAATATGGTAGCTATCCCCCGCTCGAGTTTGTGCACAGGTTCTAATCTCCATTAGCAGGCATTCAATTTACATAGATTTTCTACTTCATAGAGCCTTCTAGCCTGTCGCGTTCTCCCTCCTTATTGCTGCAAGAGAGGAAGAACCATTTTCAACGGAGAGGAGGGGAATTGGCTTTAAGTTGCAGGCGGATTTACGTTGTCGTAACGCATGTTATTTGTAATCGGATACTCATAACAAGAAAGGTGGAAGGAATGGCTATGAAAAAATTGGCTAGTTTTGCCCTTGTTCTTGTTCTAGCTCTTTCGTTTCATGTGGCTGTCTTTGCAGAAGGTGGTGCGACGCAAGCCACTCCGTTGACTAAGGAAGAAGTTATTCATTCGAAGGCGTTCCTTGAAGCTGTGGAGGCGGCTAAGGCTGAATTTGAATTGCAGAAGGCTAATACTACGGGGGAGTCTATTCTACGGGCACCTGCCCCGAAGGTTTCTCATATTAATGTATACGCAGTCGCCTCTCCTAATGGCGGTCAAGAGATTTACGGCTTCAATAACAACCCGCTCTCCACTACCTATGATCACGGAGGGAATTGGATTCAGTGTATTACGTTCCAGATCGGCTATGATAGCTCTCACTTCGGTACACTCGCTGGCAGTGCAATGACGAACAACTGGACAGAGGGCATTGATCTGGATGGTGATCGCACGATAGATGCCTGGGCTCATTCCTGGCTTTATGAAGCCCCGAGCACAGGAGGGCAATTCGTTGGTACGGTCTACTCTATTAATATTCCAACACAGTGGACCGCTTGGATTAATGTTCGTTAACTACTAGGTGCCTTATGCGAGGAACATTGCAGCACATTCTACGATGATGCACGCTATGCATAGAAAGGATGTAACATGAATATTGGAGGAATTGGCTATTCTGGTTCTGGTTTTAACCTAAGGCATACGGGGATGAAGGCCAGAGGCTCATCTGCTTCGGATACCAATTCGACCGTACCTAAATTTGATAGGTCAGCTCCTTCGGCTACTAACAATGGTGCGAATACATTGGCTCAGGCAGCCTTGAGGAATGCATCGCAGGAAGTCCGGGATGCATGGAATGCAACAGAGGAAAAAAGCAGCGGGTTCAATCCCTTAACCGATGCGGATGGCAAAATTGTAGGCTCCTCCTTGTTGGCGAGATATATGGAGATGGAATACAGCCTGATGCTTCGTTATGGGGCTAAGGAGGCCCGTATGCGCATGGACAATGTGTTTGCAGACAAAGAATCTGCCAGGACTCTAATCCGTGCGGCCTTGGAACGCGCCAATGATCCATTAACAAGCGCTAAGGGCTCTGCCCAGTTGGAATCAGAGAAGCATTTTTTAGCGTCATTTTTAGCGCATCTGGATTGACGGACACGATTGGAGCAGGATCAGGCGCGGGGTATACACCCCCGCGCCTTTTCTAGCCGTCTACGCTTGTTCCACGGAAAAACATTGGGGAGCGGGAGCAGCCGCCAAGCTGGAGCAGCATAGTGCACCGGGAACAGCAAGGACGGGTACATTAGGTAGGGGCCCGTCCTTCGATGCTGTTGGCCGCGACACTTGCCGGTTTAATTCGTCATACGGATCGGATTAGGAATATCGACATATAATGGCGTCTCGCCGCGCTGATGAAATCGGCTGAGCAGATTGGCCTTGGCCGGCAGGGTGGGCGTATCTAACAGATCGCTAACTATCGAAAGGAGACGATCCGCCTTGCGGGTCTGCTCATGGAACTTGAGCAGGGTCTCCTCACGAAGCTTTATCAGTGTCTCCCGTAGGATGCCCCAGAAGGGCTGCTCGGATCGGGAGGTATAATAGGCTAGCCGCTGCACCACATGACTCAGATGATTGACGAAGAAATAATATTTCAATCGGTGGCGCGCCTGCTCCTCTGCATACAGGACAGGGCTGTCGTCCTGAACAATGCTGCCCACCCATCCCTGCTCCTCTGCCAGAGAGCGATCCACGCTGATGCCCTCCAGATCGCGAACGAAGAATACAGCCGGCATGCCATCGAGCAGAGACAGCATGGCGTTCTGTACATGGGCTTCCAGGCTAATCCCGAATGCCGCATACCATTGCAGGATCGGAACCATAGATAGCTCCACATACTGGCGGAACCATGCCAGCCAATCCATCTGCCTATCCCCATCTTCCTTGTCTGAGCGCCCCTGCGAGCTCTCGCGAACCGCCCGGAACAGCAGCGGCTCAGCCTCGCCGGGAAGCACCTCCATTAATGAGGCTACGACATAAGGCGCGTCCCCAGTGGAGCTGCATGCTTCGGGCGCATCGCGCACAATCATGGAAAATCCAGAGATAAGCTGAGACCGAACAGCCGGGTTCTCGCCTGGAGCTTGCAGTGTCCGATACCCCTTCTCCAGCAGGATCTGAAATGAATGGGTCGTCCCCATACCCTGGACGGCGGCGACGATCCTGGAGGCATCCAGTGTGCGGAGCAACTGCTCCTCGGTGTTCTCACGAATGAAGTTGGTGATGCGGATGTGCAGGGAAAGCTTGTAGAAGCACCCCTCCCTAGGATTCCACACCGTCCTCACGGAGGAAGTCGGGTATACATACGGGCCGATGCTTCCCAGATCGATCAGCCGTCCTTGTTGAAGCAAGAGCTGGACGGCATCCAGAGTGAGCAGATAGGCGGCCTGCCACGGATGGCAAGGAAGC contains:
- a CDS encoding winged helix-turn-helix transcriptional regulator encodes the protein MRETCVPTGVELKDTGFGYTLSLIGGKYKMIIMYWLAEQKVMRHNELKRRIGTISFKTLSIMLKELEADGLIIRKEFPQVPPKVEYSLSERGLTLIPLLNMMCDWGKKNSSPELEAVQR
- a CDS encoding GyrI-like domain-containing protein, which codes for MKLCLGFLVPPNLFEEKLREDYLFWHKGDVEALPLTYRYIYGTWLVKHEVTLAGGFDFEYYGERAEEAKQADIKIYIPLYEG
- a CDS encoding carbon storage regulator — translated: MLVVGRKPGQYVVINEKIIIKVIKSEGGHLRLAIEAPEDISIVRGEVLSGRTPRNPSYGE
- a CDS encoding DUF4879 domain-containing protein, with product MAMKKLASFALVLVLALSFHVAVFAEGGATQATPLTKEEVIHSKAFLEAVEAAKAEFELQKANTTGESILRAPAPKVSHINVYAVASPNGGQEIYGFNNNPLSTTYDHGGNWIQCITFQIGYDSSHFGTLAGSAMTNNWTEGIDLDGDRTIDAWAHSWLYEAPSTGGQFVGTVYSINIPTQWTAWINVR
- a CDS encoding IucA/IucC family protein, with amino-acid sequence MSKEQVIATQSEPQRQDGAPALLARREMLSRMLNAYLRETGQHSPAVSLPQLPGITLAIHLPASGQTLYGSLLHCSAAGHHVYGDKLYTSDIWHQQPSEWHPLSFEQTTSLLLEEISSAELQSASHAEKRAELEQMVYNSLTHMTSYLGHAIQAGPPLAMSFRYAEQALLCGHPFHPTPKSLEGFSAADSRAYSPEYGVGFRLRCFAAAPELVMEDWLDGTDGDAAAPWVPAEMAEAAHRMLTAERKHYLLLPCHPWQAAYLLTLDAVQLLLQQGRLIDLGSIGPYVYPTSSVRTVWNPREGCFYKLSLHIRITNFIRENTEEQLLRTLDASRIVAAVQGMGTTHSFQILLEKGYRTLQAPGENPAVRSQLISGFSMIVRDAPEACSSTGDAPYVVASLMEVLPGEAEPLLFRAVRESSQGRSDKEDGDRQMDWLAWFRQYVELSMVPILQWYAAFGISLEAHVQNAMLSLLDGMPAVFFVRDLEGISVDRSLAEEQGWVGSIVQDDSPVLYAEEQARHRLKYYFFVNHLSHVVQRLAYYTSRSEQPFWGILRETLIKLREETLLKFHEQTRKADRLLSIVSDLLDTPTLPAKANLLSRFHQRGETPLYVDIPNPIRMTN